One window from the genome of Bubalus kerabau isolate K-KA32 ecotype Philippines breed swamp buffalo chromosome 17, PCC_UOA_SB_1v2, whole genome shotgun sequence encodes:
- the HSPBP1 gene encoding hsp70-binding protein 1 has translation MANQGSGGSRLPLALPSASQDCSSGGSGSSEGGSGHPPPPRNLQGLLQMAITAGSEEPDPPPEPMSEERRQWLQEAMSAAFRGQREEVEQMKNCLRVLSQPTPSSAGEAELAADQQEREGALELLADLCENMDNAADFCQLSGMHLLVGRYLEAGPAGLRWRAAQLIGTCSQNVAAIQEQVLGLGALRKLLRLLDRDPCDAVRVKALFAISCLVREQEAGLLQFLRLDGFSVLMRAMQQQVQKLKVKSAFLLQNLLVGHPEHKGTLCAMGMVQQLVALVRTEHSPFHEHVLGALCSLVTDFPQGVRECREPELGLEELLRHRCQLLQQHEEYQEELEFCEKLLQTCFSTPTDDSMDR, from the exons ATGGCGAACCAGGGCTCCGGGGGCAGTCGCCTTCCCCTGGCGCTGCCCTCAGCCTCCCAGGATTGCTCGTCAGGGGGCAGCGGCTCCTCCGAGGGCGGCTCGGGCCATCCCCCGCCGCCGCGAAATCTCCAAGGCCTGCTGCAGATGGCTATCACGGCGGGCTCTGAAGAGCCAGACCCCCCTCCAGAACCCATGAGTGAGGAG AGGCGCCAGTGGCTGCAGGAGGCCATGTCCGCAGCCTTCCGGGGCCAGCGGGAGGAGGTGGAGCAGATGAAGAACTGCCTCCGGGTGCTGTCCCAGCCCACGCCCTCCTCGGCTGGCGAGGCTGAACTGGCCGCTGACCAGCAGGAGCGCGAGGGAGCCCTGGAGCTGCTGGCAGACCTGTGTGAGAACATGGACAATGCAGCAG ACTTCTGCCAGCTGTCCGGCATGCACCTGCTGGTGGGCCGCTACCTGGAGGCGGGGCCAGCGGGGCTGCGGTGGCGGGCGGCACAGCTCATCGGCACATGCAGCCAGAACGTGGCGGCCATCCAGGAGCAGGTGCTGGGCCTCGGCGCCCTGCGCAAGCTGCTGCGCCTGCTGGACCGGGACCCCTGCGATGCGGTGCGCGTCAAGGCTCTCTTCGCCATCTCCT gcctggtCCGGGAGCAGGAGGCCGGGCTGCTGCAGTTCCTCCGCCTGGACGGCTTCTCCGTGTTGATGCGGGCCATGCAGCAGCAGGTGCAGAAGCTCAAGGTCAAGTCGGCGTTCCTGCTGCAGAACCTGCTGGTGGGCCACCCTGAACACAAAG GGACCCTGTGTGCAATGGGCATGGTCCAGCAGCTGGTGGCCCTCGTGCGGACAGAACACAGCCCCTTCCACGAGCACGTGCTCGGAGCCTTGTGCAG CTTGGTGACAGACTTCCCCCAGGGCGTGCGGGAGTGCCGGGAGCCCGAGCTGGGCCTGGAGGAGCTTCTGCGGCACCGGTGCCAGCTGCTGCAGCAGCACGAGGAGTACCAG